In Hemibagrus wyckioides isolate EC202008001 linkage group LG21, SWU_Hwy_1.0, whole genome shotgun sequence, the following proteins share a genomic window:
- the si:ch211-236d3.4 gene encoding protein FAM107B isoform X2, producing the protein MGASHGKKKAYNIKQQSVKSGKHVNGMASAYADIQWEQPHQPEITYDDPLRCPRRNILPVASYAPHPDYVQGDEDLIKPKKLINPVKASKSHQELHRELLMNHKRGVENKPELQRVLEQRKRDQMIKQRKQEEEARKKISPLEQELLKRQKQLEELEQEQERQEECSRSAPEFIKVKENLRRTSLMSTGEKEV; encoded by the exons ATGGGGGCTTCTCATGGGAAGAAA AAGGCGTATAACATCAAGCAGCAGAGTGTGAAAAGTGGAAAACACGTCAATGGCATGG cctcAGCATACGCAGACATCCAATGGGAACAGCCTCATCAGCCTGAAATAACATATGATGACCCATTGCGATGCCCACGCAGGAATATCCTCCCTGTGGCCAGCTATGCCCCTCATCCCGATTATGTGCAAGGGGACGAGGATCTCATCAAGCCCAAAAAGCTGATTAATCCAGTCAAAGCTTCTAAAAGCCACCAGGAGCTTCACCGAGAGCTGCTTATGAACCATAAACG GGGTGTGGAGAATAAACCAGAGCTCCAGCGTGTATTGGAGCAAAGGAAGAGAGATCAGATGATCAAACAGAGAAAGCAAGAGGAGGAGGCCCGGAAGAAGATCTCACCTCTGGAGCAAGAGCTTCTCAAGAGGCAAAAACAACTGGAGGAG ttggagcaggagcaggaacgTCAGGAAGAGTGCTCTCGCAGCGCTCCCGAGTTCATCAAGGTCAAGGAGAACCTGCGCAGAACGTCCCTCATGAGCACTGGAGAGAAAGAGGTGTAG
- the si:ch211-236d3.4 gene encoding protein FAM107B isoform X1, translated as MDQRLGAGLYPDSPPSRPRDVLVKSASAYADIQWEQPHQPEITYDDPLRCPRRNILPVASYAPHPDYVQGDEDLIKPKKLINPVKASKSHQELHRELLMNHKRGVENKPELQRVLEQRKRDQMIKQRKQEEEARKKISPLEQELLKRQKQLEELEQEQERQEECSRSAPEFIKVKENLRRTSLMSTGEKEV; from the exons ATGGATCAGCGATTAGGAGCCGGTTTGTATCCTGACAGTCCTCCTAGCAGACCCAGAGATGTGCTGGTCAAATCAG cctcAGCATACGCAGACATCCAATGGGAACAGCCTCATCAGCCTGAAATAACATATGATGACCCATTGCGATGCCCACGCAGGAATATCCTCCCTGTGGCCAGCTATGCCCCTCATCCCGATTATGTGCAAGGGGACGAGGATCTCATCAAGCCCAAAAAGCTGATTAATCCAGTCAAAGCTTCTAAAAGCCACCAGGAGCTTCACCGAGAGCTGCTTATGAACCATAAACG GGGTGTGGAGAATAAACCAGAGCTCCAGCGTGTATTGGAGCAAAGGAAGAGAGATCAGATGATCAAACAGAGAAAGCAAGAGGAGGAGGCCCGGAAGAAGATCTCACCTCTGGAGCAAGAGCTTCTCAAGAGGCAAAAACAACTGGAGGAG ttggagcaggagcaggaacgTCAGGAAGAGTGCTCTCGCAGCGCTCCCGAGTTCATCAAGGTCAAGGAGAACCTGCGCAGAACGTCCCTCATGAGCACTGGAGAGAAAGAGGTGTAG